From Nitrospirota bacterium:
TGAAACAACGACACGCCTCCGTGGCCGGTCAGCAGCACGTCTTCGCGCCCGTCGTTGTCATAGTCGGCCGCGGCGCAGCCCATCCCGTATGAAGACGTGTTGATCCGGGACGCCGCGGTCACGTCCTCGAACCGGCCGTCGCCCCGGTTGCGATAGACGGCGACGCCGGGCCCCGGGGCGGAGTCCTCCCACCGTCGGCCGCTCATGAACAGGAGGTCCGGGCGGTCGTCCGCGTCGAAGTCGATCACGCACACGCCCGCCCCGAACGTCTCGGGATACCACGCCCGTCCGTCCGCCCCGTTCACGTGTCCGGCCCGCACGCCTGCGCGAGCCGTCACGTCCACGAAACCGACCGCATCCGTTTCCGGAGCGATCCGAGCGCAGGCCCAGGCCGTCAGCAGGCCGACGAGCGCGGTCAGCACACCCCGGGCGACGGGAGCACCCGACACGGTCAGAGGTGGGGAGCGGGCGGAGACAACACCAGACACGTCATGGTCTGCGTCACGCCGTCGATCGCCCGAATGTTGGGCAGGATGACTTCCCCGAGATGGTTGAGGTCTTGCGCCGCCACATGGACGACCATGTCGTAGACCCCGGTCACCATGTAGACCCCTTTGATGCCTTCGATGCGCCCGAGGGTTTTGTAGGCGCTCTTGGTGTGGTCGCCCGTGACGTTTACCAGAATGAACGCTTCGAATGCCATGATCCTCTCCTTACGACGTGGGCTGCCTCTCTCCTTGGAGGAGGCGCACATCAACCATCGTCCCCGCCTCGACGCGAGCCGCGTCGTGTGCGAGCACGATCAATCCCTCGGCCTTGACCATCGACGTGAGCACGCCGGAATCCTGCGAGCCGGTGGGCGCCGCGCACAGGCGCGTCCCGTTGCGCCACAACCGCGCTCGGACAAAATGGGTTTTCCCGGGCGCTTTGTCGATGCCTGCCGCGAGTTCGGCCACCACGCTCGGCCGGTCCAGCGCGGTCGCGCCCCCCATTCGGAGGAGCGCGGGCCGGACGAACACCTCGAACGTCACCATCGACGACACCGGGTTTCCCGGCAAGCCGAAGACCGGCATCCCCGCGACCGAGCCGAAGGCCATCGGGCTCCCCGGCTTCATGGCCACGCGCCAGAACTCCATGACCATACCGAGTTCGGTCAAGACGTCCTTCACGAAGTCGAACTTGCCCACCGACACGCCGCCGCAGACGATCAGCCCGTCGAGACCGTCCAGCCCTGCCAGCGCCGCCCGCAACGAGGCCGCCGTGTCCCTCGCAATACCCATCACCACCGGAACGCCGCCGGCCTCGACGATTTGGGCCGCGACCGCGTAGCTGTTCACGTTGTAAATGCGGTCCGGTCGCTCGGACTCCCCGAGGTCGATGAGTTCGTCGCCGGTCGCGAGCACGCCGACCCGGGGCTGACGGCCGACGGTCACCGCGGTGTGGCCCAGCGACGCCAACATGCCGACCTCAGCGGGCCGAACCCGCCGGCCCTTGGGGATGACCACCGCGCCCGCGCGGACGTCTTGACCACGCACGCGCACCGACTCGCCGGCTTCGGCCGCCGCTCGAATCAGCACCCGTTCGCCGTCGAGCGACGTATCTTCCACCATCACCACCGCGTCGGCGCCCTCCGGCATGGGTGCGCCCGTCATGATCCTCGCCGCCGTGCCCGGCGTGACGGTCTTGTTCGGCATCAGCCCCGCGGGGATCTCCTCGATCACGGTGAGCGCCACCGGCCGATCGCGGGTCGCGGACGCGACGTCGGTTGCGCGCACGGCGTAGCCGTCGACCGATGAGTTGTTCCACGGAGGGATATCCCGCGTGGCGACTATGTCCTCGGCAAGAACCCGTCCCAAGGCGGCGAGGACCGGCACACGTTCGGTTCCCAACGTGCCCGCTGCGCCGAGGACGGTCTTGAGCGCCGCCTCGACCGGCAGCATGGCGGACCGGCTGCTAGCCACGCTTCCCTCCCGGCTTGACCGCGACCAGTTGGGCCACGAACTGGCCGCCGACCAAACCTTCGCGCGACGCCAGCACGGTGAATCCCTCGAACAGTCGCGGCAGCTCGCCCGGTTGCAGGCAGAAGCCCGTTCGCTTCGGACGGCCGAAGCGCTGTTGGTTTTCGACGGTGAACGTCTCGTACACGATCGCGCCGCCGGGTTTGATCGCCTCGCGGATCTGCGGAATCAGCGCGCGGTCCAGGAAATAGAACACCACCACCAGGTCGTACGCGGCCGGCGGGATTCGATACGTGTCCAGATCGGCCTGCTCCACGCGCAACGACAGACGACGCTCAGCCGCCTCGCGGCGGCACGCCGCAACGGCGTCGGGATCGCGTTCGATCCCGTGGACCTGCCAACCCGCTTCCGCAAGATAGAGCGCATGGCGGCCGTATCCCATCGCGATGTCCAGCGCCGTGCCCTTGGGCAATCGGTCCCGAAACTCCACCAGCAGCGGCGCCGCGTCGCGCACGTCATGGCAGTCGGCCATCAGTCGCTCACGTCGATCGCGCGGCCCTCGCAGGTCGGACACTGCACGATGGGCAAATCCGCCACGATGTCGGCGTACCGAAACTCGTGTCCACACACACGGCACGACAGGGCTTTGGCGCCGCACGAGCCGCACAGATCTCCCTCGGCTCCGGCGATCGGCGCGGCGCACGCGCGACAGCTCGTCATCGCAAGTCTCCTGGCGAGTCCCCTGGCGAGTCTCCTGGCGAGTCTCCTGCCGGACGCGCGGCCCTTAACTCGGACCAGGCCACCGGCAACGGCTCGGTGGGCCATGACCCAGCTTGCGCGATCTCCGCGCGCAACCGCTCCGCGCGATCCGCGCTCATCGGGTGCGTGGACAGCAATGTCATGCCCGATTCCTCACGGGCCAGTTTTTCGAAGAACGTGACCATGCCCTGGGGGTCGATCTTCGCGCGCCGGAGCAGCTTGAGACCTTGCAGGTCGGCCGCGGTCTCCTGCTCCCGACTGAACGTGAGACTGCCCAACCGGTCGGCAAGTTGGCCCACGCCGGACAGCGGCCCCGAGCTGCCGAAGAGAATTTTGATGGTCGCGCTCCACCCGAGTGAGCGAACCAACCCCTGGAGGCTGTGGCGAAGCACCACGTGCTGCACCTCGTGCGCGAGGACGCCGGCCACCTCCTCGGGCGTGTCCGCGGCGTTGAGCAGACCGGTGAACACCACCACGTGGCCCGCAGGCACCGCAAACGCGTTGATCTGGGGGTCGTCAATGACGTGCCATTGGAACCGGTAGGGAGAGTCGATCTCCGCGGTCAAGCGGCCGCCGATCGCGTTGACCGCATCCACCGCGGCCCCTTCGCTCAGTAGGCTAGCGCCGGCTGTAAGCTGCGCGAACGCCGACTCTCCGAGCTGTTCCTCCCAGGCAATGGGAATCCGATCGACCGCCGCCCCCACGATGCGGTCGGCCTGCCACCACAGCAGCGCCAAGAAGAAGAGGGGCGCCAGAACAATCGTGCCGATGAGGGCCCAGCCCACCCCGCTTGCGACCCGCCCGCGGCGAAGCTGCGCGTCGAGTCGCTCGATTTCCACCTGCAGGCCGGGAGGCGGGGCGTTGCGGACGCGTCGCGCGAGCGCGTCGTCGTCCAGGACCAACGCCCACGGCCCGTTGTCGGACCACGTCAACTGAAATTGGCGGCGCTCGAACCCGCCGGGCTCGACCCGAATCGCGACATACGGCACCGAATGCTCGCGCTGCGTGTCCGGCCACAGGCGAAGCCGGTCCTCCGCCAAGTCGAACTCGACGCGCTCGCCTTGGGGCACGAGCCCCGTCCCGAAGCATAACCCGCGACCGGTAAGGTTCACGGAGAGCGCGGGCGTTACAAGCGTGTCCAAATCCCTGACCAATCGAGCCCGTTCAGGTCCACGGTCGGGCTCTTAGTTGTCGCCGTCCAGTAGTCCACCCAACCCGCGGAGCAGCGATCCCTCCTCGCGCGCGCCTCCCCGTTGCGGTGCGGCCGCGTAGATACGGTTTGCGAGCCGGGACAGCGGCAGGGACTGCAACCACGCCCGGCCGGGACCGCGCAACGTCGCAAAGAACAGGCCCTCCCCCCCGAACAAGGCGGACTTAATTTTACCCACGTACTCGATGTCGAAGTCCACGGAGCTCTGCAACGCGACGATGCACCCGGTGTCCACGCGGAGCATCTCGCCGGGCTTCAGGGTCCGCTCGGCAATGGTCCCACCCGCGTTCACGAACGCCACGCCGTCGCCCTCCAGCTTTTGCATGATGAACCCTTCACCGCCGAACAACCCAACGCCCAACCGCTTCTGAAACGCGATGCCCACCGAGACCCCTTTGGCCGCGCACAGAAACGAATCCTTCTGGCAGATGAGCGTACCGCCCAGTTCGTCGAGTTTCATCGGGACGATCTTTCCGGGATACGGCGCCGCGAACGCCACCCGGCGTTTGTCGCGCGCCTTGTTCACGAACACGGTCATGAACAACGACTCGCCGGTGAGCAGGCGCTTGCCAGCTCCCACCAACGCGCCGAACAGCCCCGGCTTGCCGCCCGAGCCGTCACCGAACACGGTTTCCATCTCGATGCCGTCGTTCATGTACATCATGCCGCCGGCTTCGGCCACGGCCGCCTCTTCCGGGTCCAATTCGATCTCGACGTACTGCATGTCGTCGCCGAAGATTTCGTAGTCGATCTCGTGCATCAGCGCCATACGTTTCTCCTTGCCGCAATAGGAAGCCCATGATAGGACCGGGATCGCGGAAAATCAACACGCGGTGACCCACGCAATGCCCTGTTCGAGGTAATCCCGCTTTCCACGGATATGCCTCATAAACAAGGCAGCGAGGGGACTCTTTGGCGAGCTTAGTGCTTCGACGGTTTCGGGGCGAGTGACAGGATCAGCTCAACACGATTTTTCACGCCATACTTTCGGTAAACGTGTTGAAGACGGACTTTCACGGTTTCCCCTGAGATGCCCAACTGGCTCGCGATCTCTCTGGTGTTCCGGCCGAGCGTGACGAGCTCAACGATCTCTTGCTCGCGCCGTGTCAAGCGAATCCGGAACAGCCAGGGAGCGGGGGCGGGGATTCCTCCGATTTCGCTTGCTTCGCAAAAAGGCCTCGTGGTAGGTTCGAGCCCGCACGTCGCGATCATCGGGAGATGTGACGGACCATGGTCTGGGAGCCTAGGGACTTGGGCGGCGGCAAGGCTGACTTGGAGCGGCAGTGGGCCGAGTTCCGGCAGCGCCTGCGGCGGTTCACCGGGTTTCGCGGCTGGACCCCGATCATCGGCCTGCTCATCGCCTTGTTGCTGGCCTGGCAAGGTTTCTACATTGTCGCGCCCGACGAGCAGGGCGTGGTCAAGCGCTTCGGCCGCGTGGTGCGGATCACGCCCCCCGGTCCCCACTTCAAAATCCCGCTCATCGAATCCGTGCTCATTCCGAAAGTCACGAAGCTGCATCGCATCGAAGTGGGATTTCGCTCGAACATCCAAGGCGGGACCACCACCGTGCCCCGCGAAGCCCTCATGCTCACCGGCGACGAGAACATCCTGAGCGTGGAACTGATCGTCCAGTTTCGCATCAAAGACGCGCAGGAGTTTCTCTTCAACGTGGCCGACATGGGCGAGACGATCATGAAGGCGACCGAGGCGGCGATCCGCCAGGTCATCGGGCAGAGCCACATCGACGAGGCCCTGACCACGGGCAAGGCCGAAATTCAGGAAAGCACGCAAGCGTTGTTGCAGCAGATCCTCGATGACTATCACGCCGGAGTGCACGTGGCGGCGATTCAACTGCAGGACGTGGATCCGCCGGAGCAGGTGGTGGCGGCCTTCAAGGACGTGGCCAGCGCCAAAGAAGACAAGGAAAAACTCATCAACGAAGCGCAAGGCTACCGCAACGACATCATTCCCAAGGCCAAGGGCGAGGCCGCGCAAACCATCAACCAAGCCCAAGCCTATGCGCAGTCGCGAGTACGGCGCGCCGAGGGCGAAGCTGATCGGTTCAACAAGACCCTCAAGGAGTATCAACAGGCGAAGCCGATCATTCGAAAGCGGATCTATCTGGAAACGATGGAGGCTGTGTTGCCGGGGATGAACAAGGTGATTATTGACGGGAAGGTCGGCGACCGCACGCTGCCGTACCTCCCCCTCACGCGTGAACCGAAACCATCGGGATCAAGGGGAGGCACCACGCCGTGAAGAAACAGGCGATCGCGCTGTGGGCAAGCGTGGCCATCGTGCTGTTGATCCTGCTCGGCGCCTCCCCATTCTTCGTGGTGGACGTCACCCAGACCGCGATCGTCATCCAACTGGGCAAGCCGGTGCGCACCATCACCGAACCGGGGCTGAAGCTCAAGGTACCGTTGGTACAAAACGTCGTGTATTTCGACAAACGGCTGTTGGACTACGACGCGGTCTCGCAGGATGTGATCACCACCGACAAGAAGACCTTGCTGATCGACAACTACGCCAAATGGCGAATCAAAGATCCGCTCAAAGTGTACGAGGCGTTTCAGACCCAACAAGGGGCGCTGGCGCGTCTGGACGACATCATCTACTCCGAACTTCGCGTCGAGTTGGGCCGGCACACGCTCTCCGAAATCGTGTCCCAGACGCGCTCGGTGCTCATGGAGACCGTGACCGCGCGCGCGAATGAAAAAGCGCTTCCCTACGGCATCGAGGTGGAAGACGTGCGGATCAAACGCGCGGACCTCCCGGAACAGAACGAGAAGGCCGTGTTCACCCGCATGCAAGCCGAACGAGAACGGGAAGCCAAGCGGTACCGGTCCGAAGGGGCGGAAGAGGCCCAGAAGATCCGATCCGAAGCCGAAAAAGAACGGGAGATCCTGCTCGCCGAAGCCTATAAGACCGCGCAGGCGCTCATGGGCGGCGGCGACGCGCAGGCCTTCAAGACCTACTCGCAGGCCTACCGACAAGACCCCGACTTCTTCGAGTTCATGCGATCCATGGAAGCCTACACTAAAGCCCTCGACAAAGACACCACCCTGGTGCTCAGCCCGGACTCCGAATTCTTCCGCTTCTTGAAGTCCAAGTAGGACCGGCCCTAAGTCCGGAGATCCAGACCTCGGTTGCTGAGCCCCTTTTCCGTGCGGTAAGCCGCATAGTACAATGCGGCGGTTTCGGCTGAGGAGGATCCGATGGACGTTCCCACTGACGGACGGGACTCCGCGCAAGACAAGCTGGTTCAAGACTTTAAGGCCGTGATCGCGGACACGGAAGCATTGCTCAAAGCGACCGCGGGTGTCACCGGCGAACAAATCGACGCGGCGAGGGCCGCACTCGAACATCGCGTGGCAGCCACCCAGAAGCAGCTCGCGGAGATGGAGGAAGGCCTGACCGAACACGCGAAAGCCGCGTACGAGGCCACCGACAAGCTGGTCCGGGAACATCCCTGGCCCGCGGTGGGGGTGGCCGCGGCGGTCGGGTTCTTGATCGGCGTGTTAAGTTCCCGGCGTGGATAAGGCGGGCGACAGCGCGAGCGCAACCAGCCGCGATCACGCGGCGGGGCTGTTGGACTCGCTGCGGCGGTTCGTCGCCACGGTGCTCGACGTTCTCCAGACGCGGGTGGAGATCGTCGCCACCGAATTCGAAGAAGAGCGCGAGCGCCTGCGGGAACTGGTCGTGTTCGGCTTCTTCGCCCTGTTCTTCCTGGGCTTTGGGTTTCTTCTGTTGACATTGTTCATCGTGGTCCTGTTTTGGGACACCTACCGGGTGTACGCGGTCGGCGGCTTTGCCCTGCTCTATCTGGGCCTCGGAATCTTCTCGGCCGCGACATTGCGCCAACGACTCAAGACTCGGCCCCGCCTGTTCGCCACGACGCTGGCGGAGTTCACCAAGGACCGAGAACGCCTGACGCGATCATGACTGAGCGGCTGGCAACCATCCGGCAACGGCGGGACGCGCTGGTGGCGCGAGCGGAGGCGCAACGAGACACCCTCGGCCGGCTGGGTCAGCGGTGGCGGACAGCCGTCTTCCTGGCGGACACCGGGCTCACGCTCGCGCGCGAGGTGCGCGCACATTGGGTCACGGTGGCCGCAGGAACCACGCTGCTCACATGGATGGGCCGCGGCCGGCTGGGTGTTTGGGTCGGGCGAATCTGGATGGTCTGGTCCTTATATCGTTCTGTCTCTAAGCAACCGTCACGCACGTCACCCTGACGGCGCCCCCCGCGCGCATCGCAACGCCGCGACACATCGGATTGCCGAACAGCCCCTAAAAAAGTTGACACAGCCTGACCATCGGCTACGCTCAGTCACGTCTCGATACATCGATTGCCACCATCCTGTCGGAGTGACGTCGTGCACGGTGGGAACAGGCATGGACGATTGCGGAAAATTGTAGCCCGTCCGATCCATCGCCGGTCGGTCTCTGTCCTGTTCGCACTCATCTTCGCTCTCGCGACCGCACCCGGTTGCAGCCGGTCGAGTAGCGACACGGTCCCCGACGCTCTGCTGGGCGTGTGGACGACACCGGACCATCGATATTCGGGCCGTTTCCTTGAGTTCCGCCCCCATTTCGTAACATTCGGACTGGGAGAGGAGGGCCAGGCCGTTTACCCCGTGTCGTCCGTGGAATGGACCAGTGAGTCCGGCCAGTCCAGTTTTACCGTCTACTACGAGGGCGAAGACGGAAGCGAATACTCCGTCACGTTGTATCGCGCGCCGTTCGACGAGACCCTGGTGTTTAAGAATCAGCTTCAAACCCACTGGTTTCGCAAACGAACGTGACCCCGCCCTCCGCTCGGTCCCCGGCCGGAAGACCTCCACGTGAAGGAGTCCCGGCAAGACTCATCACCGCAGCCCGAGCCAACCAGGCGGGCCTGACGCTGCTCGAACTCGTCCTGGTGGCGGGGCTGGTGTTTGTGCTCGCCGCGATCGCTGTTCCGGCGGCTCGGGATCACGTGGACCGAGCACGCCGGGCAAAGGCCATCGCCCACATCCACGATCTTCAGGCCAAGCTGCTCCAGTTCCATGAGGACGCAGACCAATACCCAGATTCCCTGGCCGCAATTTCATGGACTGAACGCGATCCCTAGGGGAACCCGTACCAATACCTCAAGATCGAAGGTGCTCCCCCCATCGTGATCGGACAGGCACGAAAAGACCAGTTCCTGGTTCCGCTCAATTCGACCTACGACCTCTACAGCATGGGCCCGGACGGAGACAGCAAGCCGCCGCTGAAAGCCAAGATGAGTCAGGACGACATCATCCGGGCCAACGACGGTCAATACATCGGCTTGGCAGCCGACTATTGACCCGCGAGAGCCGGCGGTGAAGATCGATCGGTCCTTCTTCAAGAGTATCGTCGCTCGACGGATCTTCCTGTTCTTCGCAATCTGCGCACTGGCGCCGATCCTCATCATGGGCGCTCTGATCCTGGGACAGGTCACCGATGCCCTCAACGACGAGACGGCCGATCACTTGCGCCAAACCACCCGATCCTTCGGGTTCGCGATCATCGAACGTCTCATGCTGGCGGCCGCAGAACTCCGATCCGCCAGTGCGGACGGTCCGGTCTCGGCAACAAACCTGGCACGCCGACTCAGTACCCGCTTTGACCAGTACACCCATCAGTGGTTCGATGCGGTCCTGGTCATCCCGGAGAACGAGTCGCCTGTTCTGGTCCGCGGGCCATCCGTTACACCGAGCGCCTTCCCCGTTCCAACCGCGGCGCAGACGGCGGACCTTGAATCCGGACGGACCGTCCTGTTCGTTCAGACAGAGATGAACCGCGTGTGGCTGTTGCGCGCAGCCGGCTCCCCGACACATCGCCGTCTCATTGCGGCCGCATCGGTCCGCCCAGACTACCTGTTCGCCGTGCTCGACCGCGACGCCCTCCCGGCAGGGACCGATGGCTGTGTCTTCACGACCGCACTCCACCCGCTCCATTGCAGCGACCCAAGTCTGTTGCCCCTTCCGACAAGCGTCTCGGAGCGATTGGTGGCGTCGGCCTCCGGCGATTTTCTGTGGCCTGGTCCCGGATCAGGCTACCTGGCAAGTTTCTGGTCGCTCTTTCTTCAAGCGGAATTTGCCGCCCCCAAGTGGGTTGTCGTGGCGGCCGAGTCTCGCATCGGGCTTGTCGGGCAGGTGTCGACGTTCCGACGGACGCTGACATCGACGGCACTGGTCGCCATCCTGATCGTCCTGTTGCTTAGCAGCCGTCACATCCGCAGCACCCTCCAGCCCATCGACGAGCTCCGAGAGGGGATGCGCCGACTGGTCAGGCGCAACTTCAAGGGCCGCGTGGAGGTGTCCAGTCGAGACGAGTTTGAGGAACTGGCACGAGCATTCAACGCGATGGCCGAAGAACTGGCAAGTCAGTTCAACACGATCGAGACGCTCGGCGACGTTCAGCAAGCGATCCTAACCGCTCTGGATGCCAGAGGCGTGGTCGAAACCGCGATCCGACGCATTCACGAACTCTCCAACGCCGACTTCGTCGCGGCCATGTTGATCGACCAGGCGGCTATCAACCGAGGCCTCTTGTTCACCAGGCCCGATAGAACGTCGAACCGAATCCAGGTCGTCAGAACGAGTCTGCCTCACGACGCCTTGCATTCGTTGGTAAGCAGCAGCCCTGCCGAGCAAGACCCTACCTCCCACGAACTCGCCTGGTTGGCGCATGCCCTGCCCGCTCTTGTCGCGTTCGTCGTCGTCCTGCCGCTGCGCGTCGGCGAGAATCCGGCCGGACTATTGATCTTGGGGTACCGTGACCGTACGGCTCGGACCATCGAGGACACTGCTCGAGCCCGACGGGTCGCCGATCAGATCTCAGTCGGGCTTTCGAGCGCCCGAATGGTCGAACAGGTCCACACCATGGCCTATTATGACCAGGTGACTGGCCTCCCGAATCGCCGATTGATGCACGATCGTCTGGACCTGGCGCTGCGTGTGGCCGCACAACACAAGCGACACGTCGCAGTCCTGTTCCTGGACCTGGACCAATTCAAGCGCATCAACGACACCTTCGGTCATTCCAAAGGGGATCGGCTTCTCCAAGAACTGTCCAAACGTCTCGCCACGGTCGTCCGTCGCAGCGACAACGTCGGACGTCGCGATGCGGAGGGTCGCGATGCGGAGGGTCCCGTGGCGATGATCTCCAGACTCGGCGGCGACGAGTTCACGGTGGTGTTGACCGAGGTCACGCAGCCCGAGGATTCGGCTCTGGTCGCGCGGCGAATCCTGCAATCCTTGACCACGCCATTCTCACTGGATTCGGAGACCGTCCTGATCACCGCCAGCATCGGGATCAGCGTGTCTCCCGGCGACGGGGAGGACGCTGACACCTTGGTGAAGAACGCCGACACCGCGATGTATACTGTCAAAGACCAGGGCCGAAACGACTATCGATTCTACAACGCCTCGATGAACGCCGCCCTGCTGGAGCGCCTGACCATCGAAAGCCGGCTACGCAAGGCCCTCGACGACGGCGCGTTGCGCCTGCATTTCCAACCGCGGTGGGACATGACCACGGGAATGGTTGTGGGCATGGAAGCCCTGATCAGATGGCAAGACAGCGACCTGGGGACCGTGCCCCCGTCCCGGTTCATCTCCATCGCCGAGGAGTCGGGGCTCATCATTCCCATCGGCTCGTGGGTCCTCCGGACCGCCTGCGCGCAAGTGGCGGGTTGGCAGGCATCAGGTTACGAACCCGTGCCTGTTGCAGTCAACGTGTCGGGCCGCCAATTCCAATCCGACGACTTTGTGGGACACGTGCGGACCGTCCTGAAGGAAGCCGGTTTACCCGCCCGCCTTCTGGGACTCGAACTGACCGAAAGCGTCCTGATGCGCAACGCGGACGCGAGCGCGGAGGCACTTCGCGGACTGAAGGCGCTCGGGGTCACGATCGCGATCGACGATTTTGGGACCGGATATTCCTCCCTGAGCTACCTCAAACGGTTCCCGATCGACCATCTCAAAATCGACCAATCGTTCATCTGTGGTCTCCCCGCCAACGTGGATGACGCCGAAATCACGAGCGCCATCGTGGCGATGGCCCATCGCCTCAAGCTCCGCGTCGTCGCCGAAGGGGTGGAAACCGACGCCCAACGCGCGTGGCTCGCCAACGTAGGCTGCGATGAAATCCAGGGGTTCTTGGTGGGGAATCCCGTCCCCCCGGAGGAGGCGGTTCGATTTCTCGTCAACAGGGCGGGGCCGCCACTCAAATCGGCCGCCTGACACGCCGCCGCTTACTGCACCGACGCGGCACGTTCCAGCGCAGCCAGGAACTCGGCGACGCCCGGATCATCTGGCGCCGGCGACCACGGGGCAAAGACCCCGGTGTGTTTGGGCTTGTACGGGCCCTCCTTCACTTCTAAAAACACCGAACCCGGTGCTAGGCTGATAATCGAGTGCCACACGCCGGCGGCAATCTCCACGCCATAGGTGCCGCGGCCGGGATCCAGCCGATGAATGTCCACGATCCGGCCGTCGTCATCAAAGACCACCGCGGCCCCTCGGCCTCGCAGGCAGACGAACATTTCCCACTTGGGAGGATCCACGTGGCGGTGGGGCCGCACGTAGCTGCCGGGCTCAACAGCGTTGAGCAAGCGTTGGACCGGCTCCTCGTGTTGGTGAAAATTGTGGTTCATCCGCAGACGCGGATGGCGCGCCGCCTCGGCAGTGACGCGGTCCAGGAGTGCTTGATCGATGCGGCGAATGTGTGCTGTCGCGGGGTACTCGGCGTCGCTCATTGTTTCATCTTGCCGGGGCCTGACGTTTTGTGATTAGGTGAAGGGGCGTTGGGGGCTCGTGAGGTCAGCATGCGCATCGCCCTTACCGGTTCCAGCGGATTGATCGGCTCGGCGTTGCTGACGCGCTTCGCTCGGGACGGTCACGTCGTAACGCGCGTGGTGCGCAACGCGGGGATTCAGGACCCGCAGCATCGCACAACGCTCTGGAGTCCGGCATCAGGGATCATCGACCCCGGCGGACTCGAAGGCCACCACGCCGTGGTGCACCTGGCCGGAGAAGCCATCGCGGCTGGTCGGTGGACCCCGACGCGCAAGCAGGCGATCCGCGAGAGCCGCATTCGCGGCACTCGCCTGCTTTGCGACACGTTGGCCGCCCTGGCGCACAAGCCTCGCGTGCTGATCACGGCATCGGGAATCGGGTACTACGGCAACCATGAGCCCGACCACCGAGTGGACGAAACCAGTGCACGCGGCACCGGATTTCTGGCGGACCTGGTTCG
This genomic window contains:
- a CDS encoding YqjK family protein — translated: MTERLATIRQRRDALVARAEAQRDTLGRLGQRWRTAVFLADTGLTLAREVRAHWVTVAAGTTLLTWMGRGRLGVWVGRIWMVWSLYRSVSKQPSRTSP
- a CDS encoding EAL domain-containing protein; the protein is MKIDRSFFKSIVARRIFLFFAICALAPILIMGALILGQVTDALNDETADHLRQTTRSFGFAIIERLMLAAAELRSASADGPVSATNLARRLSTRFDQYTHQWFDAVLVIPENESPVLVRGPSVTPSAFPVPTAAQTADLESGRTVLFVQTEMNRVWLLRAAGSPTHRRLIAAASVRPDYLFAVLDRDALPAGTDGCVFTTALHPLHCSDPSLLPLPTSVSERLVASASGDFLWPGPGSGYLASFWSLFLQAEFAAPKWVVVAAESRIGLVGQVSTFRRTLTSTALVAILIVLLLSSRHIRSTLQPIDELREGMRRLVRRNFKGRVEVSSRDEFEELARAFNAMAEELASQFNTIETLGDVQQAILTALDARGVVETAIRRIHELSNADFVAAMLIDQAAINRGLLFTRPDRTSNRIQVVRTSLPHDALHSLVSSSPAEQDPTSHELAWLAHALPALVAFVVVLPLRVGENPAGLLILGYRDRTARTIEDTARARRVADQISVGLSSARMVEQVHTMAYYDQVTGLPNRRLMHDRLDLALRVAAQHKRHVAVLFLDLDQFKRINDTFGHSKGDRLLQELSKRLATVVRRSDNVGRRDAEGRDAEGPVAMISRLGGDEFTVVLTEVTQPEDSALVARRILQSLTTPFSLDSETVLITASIGISVSPGDGEDADTLVKNADTAMYTVKDQGRNDYRFYNASMNAALLERLTIESRLRKALDDGALRLHFQPRWDMTTGMVVGMEALIRWQDSDLGTVPPSRFISIAEESGLIIPIGSWVLRTACAQVAGWQASGYEPVPVAVNVSGRQFQSDDFVGHVRTVLKEAGLPARLLGLELTESVLMRNADASAEALRGLKALGVTIAIDDFGTGYSSLSYLKRFPIDHLKIDQSFICGLPANVDDAEITSAIVAMAHRLKLRVVAEGVETDAQRAWLANVGCDEIQGFLVGNPVPPEEAVRFLVNRAGPPLKSAA
- a CDS encoding WbuC family cupin fold metalloprotein, with product MSDAEYPATAHIRRIDQALLDRVTAEAARHPRLRMNHNFHQHEEPVQRLLNAVEPGSYVRPHRHVDPPKWEMFVCLRGRGAAVVFDDDGRIVDIHRLDPGRGTYGVEIAAGVWHSIISLAPGSVFLEVKEGPYKPKHTGVFAPWSPAPDDPGVAEFLAALERAASVQ